The genomic window GAGGGAGGGcgcgaggcgggggaggcatcctcccccgcacacacacacacgcacgcacgcacgtcagGGCGGAGGCCCGGATTGAGGTCTTTGTTGTGTGCTGCTGTTATCCAGTCGTTCACTTAAAGCATGTGCGAGCGGACCTCCTCATCCGCGACGCATGCGTCCCCATCGAGCCTTCCTTGgccgggggaggagggggaagaggtgACACCTcactgctgctcttctcccccggtgctgctgtcgcgaCCTGCGGTAGCCGTCGGCGACTCCACGCGAATCCTTTTCTGCTGCGACCCGTCCGCCTCCGTGTCACGACCATCGGCGACCCCTGCCAGCCGTGACGGcaaagcagcggcagcggccaagTACGGTGcttgcagcggcggctgcaccgGCTCCAGCACGTCGGCCTCCTCATCCCTGTCGTAGCACATGTCCGCGTCAAAGCCAGAAAGGTCGCCGCAGGAGAGGAACGGGGCGAGGACCCGGTCCGCGAGCGTGCAAGACGTGTTTTGGTCGTGGCCCGCGACATCTTGCcctgttgccgctgcggcggcgtcaccaTCCGACGCGTGTGAGAAGGGCGCAGTCGTGTCGTAGCAGTACGACGGTGCCTCCGGCGTGAAGCCGCTGGCGCGGAGTGGGCCGCCGCTCACGGTGGCCATCTCGCTCCGCTCTTCCTCCGTGCCCTTCGCATTATCAGCTTCTACGCGTgagccgcagccggcgcTCGTCGATGCCGCACCCCTCGAGCAGCCGGtagcggcagaggagggcgcggcagcgccaacgaAGCGAGGCACGTACCCGAGCGGCATGCGAAAGCCCTGGCAGAGAAGAAAGCTCTCCATGGACGCGTTGCGTGAGGACTTGGGCTTCACGACGCGCACCTGTTGAAAGAAGAGCTCGCTTTTCgcgacgaggaaggcggtGTTGGGGCCGCGGAACATCTTCGTCAGGAAGCAGCCACCGGCCCGTAGCACGAACGTGGTgatgtgcagcgccgccagcagtaggtggtgctgcaggtaCTCGTCCAGCTCATGCATACCCGTCACATCGGGGGCGCCGTCGCAGAGGACAATGTCCGCCTTCCGCAGTGACGCACCGAGCGCGGGAGAAggggcagaggaagagaaatAGCTGCTGGCAGGCTGCGGCTCGTCATCGGTGCGCGTCACCCCCGTCGACGTCGGCGCGTTCAGCAGCCGAATAATCTCGCGCGCGGTCACCTCGCTCGTTATGTCCCCCTGAAGGAGTGTGACCCCGTCGATGGGGGCCATCTCTTGCAggtccaccgccaccacgcgcggcGTCTGCGCCAGCAGAGAGTccccctctgccgccgccgccgcggcattCGCGCCGATCATCTTAAAGTGCTGGGCAAGCACCTGCGACCAGCTGCCAGGCGCGGCACACAGGTCCACCGCCCCGGTGCGGATCTCGGCCGGGCTCAGGATGTTGAACTCCTCATTGATCTGGAGCAGCTTGTACGCGCTGCGAGCACGGTagccctcctccttggcCCTGCGGTAGTATATATCGCGCTTATCCTTGGATGCGCGACCCATTCTTAGTCCTTGCGTCTCTCGCTACCTCACTGAGCGCAGTCGGTGGCCGTCCGGCGTCAATgggtggggtgtgtgggtgggatGAAGGCACCCTTGGGAAGGGGGCGAGATGGACTCCCGTCGGCACACAGCCGCGCAAGCGCACAAAAGTCCGTGGGTCACACGCTTCACTAtggcagcaacgccgcgccGACCGGAGACAGTCGAGACAGGAGCAAAGAACGGGTGGTGCgtgcaggggggggggagaacACAGACACAAGTCGCAGCGGAGGTGGGAGCGTCGCCGAGGGGTGTGGATGAAGTCATGATGACGGTGATGATGAGCGGAGTGACCattgcacgcacacacgcacacacacgtccgcgtgtgtgtgccgaaCACATGGGGAAAAGTCtctgtgtggggggagggaagggggtgggcgtGCGAGCCCGTACCGGTGCACAACGGGCATTGAAGTCGATGCACCCAGGAGTGGAcccagctgcaggaggaagGAGGTCAGGATGGGCAGAAGGACACCGAAGACGAGCCTTCGAGGATATCGAAAGACAGAGGGGGGacgaaacagcagcagcagcagcagcagctcgagaGAGCgccctctgccctccccgCGGGCGCGCTCGTGCCCACGACGTGTCTCCGCCATCCATAGTCTCTCTGCAAGTCacgccccgcccctccccctaccaTGCGCCGATGCCCGTCTACTCCGATGCTGCC from Leishmania mexicana MHOM/GT/2001/U1103 complete genome, chromosome 2 includes these protein-coding regions:
- a CDS encoding putative FtsJ-like methyltransferase — protein: MGRASKDKRDIYYRRAKEEGYRARSAYKLLQINEEFNILSPAEIRTGAVDLCAAPGSWSQVLAQHFKMIGANAAAAAAEGDSLLAQTPRVVAVDLQEMAPIDGVTLLQGDITSEVTAREIIRLLNAPTSTGVTRTDDEPQPASSYFSSSAPSPALGASLRKADIVLCDGAPDVTGMHELDEYLQHHLLLAALHITTFVLRAGGCFLTKMFRGPNTAFLVAKSELFFQQVRVVKPKSSRNASMESFLLCQGFRMPLGYVPRFVGAAAPSSAATGCSRGAASTSAGCGSRVEADNAKGTEEERSEMATVSGGPLRASGFTPEAPSYCYDTTAPFSHASDGDAAAAATGQDVAGHDQNTSCTLADRVLAPFLSCGDLSGFDADMCYDRDEEADVLEPVQPPLQAPYLAAAAALPSRLAGVADGRDTEADGSQQKRIRVESPTATAGRDSSTGGEEQQ